In one Alnus glutinosa chromosome 12, dhAlnGlut1.1, whole genome shotgun sequence genomic region, the following are encoded:
- the LOC133852588 gene encoding uncharacterized protein LOC133852588 encodes MPFSPSSSTHAPVFTDPSITLFLDSSADILSSLDEPSPAASNLSDSIDDPPATSHILESSQEPRRSSRKAMSDELDALSQTHTWDLVDLPLGNYFRWMLKMPSSMVILRKKSICILQLDFTIRHTRFVDFVVHFMVSSRLLVSTVQIGRLLPTSRLLAVTTPTSNCNRHPAAGRRGTLFQGLHFSFHSSLELRAYSDADWASDPTDCRSTTGYCFLLGTSLISWWNKKQPIVARSNTEAKYRTLVDTTFELLWLRWLLFDMGISPSGYSPIHCNNRSAIQIAHNDVFHERTKHIEIDCHFIKHHLQDGTLHLHLVSPEDQLADIFTKISSTRTTT; translated from the exons ATGCCGTTTTCGCCTTCCTCCTCTACTCATGCACCTGTTTTCACTGACCCCTCCATTACCTTGTTCCTTGACTCTTCTGCAGACATATTAAGCTCATTGGACGAACCTTCTCCAGCGGCTTCCAATTTGTCTGATTCAATTGATGATCCTCCTGCTACATCACACATCCTTGAGTCTTCACAGGAACCCCGTCGTTCTAGTAGA AAAGCTATGTCTGATGAACTAGATGCCCTTTCCCAAACCCATACATGGGACTTGGTGGATTTGCCTCTAGGAAA TTATTTTAGATGGATGTTAAAAATGCCTTCCTCAATGGTGATCTTGCGGAAGAAGTCTATATGCATCCTCCAGCTGGATTTCACCATTCGCCATACAAGGTTTGTCGACTTCGTGGTGCACTTTATGGTTTCAAGCCGGCTCCTTGTTAGCACTGTGCAGATCGGCCGCCTGTTGCCCACCAGCCGCCTATTGGCCGTCACCACACCGACGTCGAACTGCAACCGACATCCAGCGGCCGGTAGGCG GGGCACTTTATTTCAAGGTCTTCACTTCTCCTTTCATTCATCTCTTGAGCTTCGAGCCTACTCTGATGCCGATTGGGCTAGTGATCCTACGGATTGCCGCTCCACCACAGGTTATTGTTTCTTACTTGGGACTTCTTTAATTTCATGGTGGAACAAGAAACAACCTATTGTTGCTCGATCCAATACTGAAGCTAAATATCGTACACTTGTTGACACTACTTTTGAACTTCTTTGGTTGCGCTGGCTCTTGTTTGATATGGGTATCTCTCCGTCTGGCTATTCTCCCATCCATTGTAATAATCGGAGTGCTATTCAGATTGCTCAcaatgatgtttttcatgagcGCACTAAACATATCGAGATTGACTGTCACTTCATCAAACATCATCTTCAAGATGGCACTTTACATCTCCACTTAGTCTCCCCTGAAGATCAACTTGCTGACATCTTTACCAAAATCTCATCCACCAGGACGACTACGTGA